In the Pseudomonas orientalis genome, one interval contains:
- a CDS encoding response regulator transcription factor, whose amino-acid sequence MSELLLIDDDQELCELLTSWLSQEGFQVRACHDGSSARKALAEAAPAAVVLDVMLPDGSGLELLKQLRNDHPELPVLMLSARGEPLDRILGLELGADDYLAKPCDPRELTARLRAVLRRSHPAAVSTQLELGDLCFSPVRGVVSIDEQEFTLTVSESRLLEALLRQPGEPLDKQELAQIALGRKLTLYDRSLDMHVSNLRKKIGPHPDGRPRIVALRSRGYYYSL is encoded by the coding sequence ATGAGCGAGCTGTTACTGATAGATGATGACCAGGAGCTCTGTGAGCTGCTGACCAGTTGGCTGAGCCAGGAAGGTTTCCAGGTGCGCGCCTGCCATGACGGCTCCAGCGCCCGCAAGGCCTTGGCCGAAGCCGCTCCGGCGGCGGTGGTGCTCGATGTGATGCTGCCCGACGGCAGCGGCCTGGAGTTGCTCAAGCAGTTGCGCAACGACCACCCGGAATTGCCGGTGCTGATGCTCTCGGCCAGGGGCGAACCCCTGGACCGCATCCTCGGCCTGGAACTGGGTGCCGACGATTACCTGGCCAAGCCATGCGACCCGCGCGAACTCACCGCACGCTTGCGCGCCGTGCTGCGCCGCAGCCACCCGGCAGCCGTGTCGACCCAACTTGAGCTGGGCGATCTGTGCTTCAGCCCGGTGCGCGGGGTGGTCAGCATCGACGAGCAGGAATTTACCCTGACGGTCTCCGAAAGCCGCCTGCTCGAAGCTTTGCTGCGCCAACCCGGCGAACCACTGGATAAGCAGGAACTGGCGCAGATCGCCCTGGGCCGCAAGTTGACCCTGTACGATCGCAGCCTGGATATGCACGTGAGCAACCTGCGCAAGAAGATCGGCCCGCACCCGGACGGTCGGCCGCGGATCGTGGCGCTGCGCAGTCGCGGTTACTACTACAGCCTCTAA
- the arcD gene encoding arginine-ornithine antiporter yields MSDSPGKLRLGALVALVVGSMIGGGIFSLPQNMAASADVGAVLIGWVITAIGMLTLAFVFQTLANRKPNLDGGVYAYAKAGFGDYMGFSSAWGYWISAWLGNVGYFVLLFSTLGYFFPIFGEGNTPAAVIGASVLLWAVHFLVLRGIKEAAFINLVTTVAKVVPLVLFVLIALFAFKLDIFTADIWGVKNPELGSVMNQVRNMMLVTVWVFIGIEGASIFSSRAEKRSDVGKATVIGFITVLLFLMLVNVLSLGIMTQPELAKLQNPSMAAVLEHVVGHWGAVLISVGLIISLLGALLSWVLLCAEIMFAAAKDHTMPEFLRRENANHVPVNALWLTNAMVQLFLVITLFSASTYLSLIYLATSMILVPYLWSAAYALLLAVRGETYENALKERKKDLFIGAVALIYAIWLLYAGGTKYLLLSALLYAPGAILFAKAKRELGKPIFTNVEKLIFAAVVIGALVAAYGLYDGFLTL; encoded by the coding sequence ATGTCTGATTCACCCGGAAAACTAAGGCTTGGTGCGCTGGTTGCACTGGTCGTAGGCTCAATGATCGGCGGCGGAATCTTCTCATTGCCGCAAAACATGGCCGCCAGTGCCGACGTGGGCGCGGTATTGATTGGCTGGGTGATTACCGCCATCGGCATGTTGACCCTCGCATTCGTGTTCCAGACCCTCGCCAACCGCAAGCCGAACCTGGACGGCGGTGTCTACGCCTACGCCAAGGCCGGTTTCGGCGACTACATGGGTTTTTCGTCTGCCTGGGGTTACTGGATCAGTGCCTGGCTGGGCAACGTCGGTTACTTCGTGTTGCTGTTCAGCACCCTCGGTTACTTTTTCCCGATCTTTGGCGAAGGCAACACCCCGGCCGCCGTGATTGGCGCGTCGGTGTTGCTGTGGGCCGTGCATTTCCTGGTGCTGCGCGGGATCAAGGAAGCGGCGTTCATCAACCTGGTGACCACCGTCGCCAAAGTGGTGCCATTGGTGCTGTTCGTGTTGATCGCCCTGTTCGCGTTCAAGCTGGACATCTTCACCGCTGACATCTGGGGCGTGAAAAACCCGGAACTGGGCAGTGTGATGAACCAGGTGCGCAACATGATGCTCGTCACCGTGTGGGTGTTCATCGGTATCGAGGGCGCCAGCATCTTCTCGTCCCGGGCGGAGAAACGCAGCGACGTCGGCAAGGCCACCGTGATCGGTTTTATCACCGTGCTGCTGTTCCTGATGCTGGTGAACGTGCTGTCCCTGGGGATCATGACCCAGCCGGAACTGGCCAAGCTGCAGAACCCGTCGATGGCCGCCGTGCTGGAGCATGTGGTGGGCCACTGGGGCGCGGTGTTGATCAGCGTCGGCTTGATCATTTCGCTGCTCGGTGCGTTGCTGTCGTGGGTGCTGCTGTGCGCGGAAATCATGTTCGCCGCCGCCAAGGACCACACCATGCCGGAGTTCCTGCGCCGCGAAAACGCCAATCATGTGCCGGTCAACGCCCTGTGGCTGACCAACGCGATGGTGCAACTGTTCCTGGTGATCACGCTGTTTTCCGCCAGCACCTACCTGTCCCTGATCTACCTCGCCACCTCGATGATCCTGGTGCCCTACCTCTGGTCGGCGGCCTACGCCCTGCTGTTGGCGGTACGCGGCGAAACCTACGAAAACGCCCTCAAAGAACGCAAGAAAGACCTGTTCATCGGCGCCGTGGCCCTGATCTATGCGATCTGGCTGCTCTACGCCGGCGGCACCAAATACCTGCTGCTGTCCGCCCTGCTCTACGCCCCCGGCGCGATCCTGTTCGCCAAGGCCAAGCGTGAACTGGGCAAACCGATATTCACCAACGTCGAGAAGCTGATTTTCGCCGCAGTGGTCATTGGCGCCCTGGTGGCGGCTTATGGGCTCTACGACGGCTTCCTGACTCTGTAA
- a CDS encoding LTXXQ domain protein — protein MRKTLIALMFAAALPAVAMAALPEGPGPGPMGGPEGHMMGGPGHGEHGPRGKGGPFSQLDLSKEQREQIRKLMGDQWHARKDLTQKYLDKLPAADQKAMQDEIAAGKQKTQADIRAILKPDQQKKFDEIVKQQEQRRAEWKEFQAWKAQQPQKAQ, from the coding sequence ATGCGCAAGACCCTTATCGCTTTGATGTTCGCCGCCGCACTGCCTGCCGTCGCCATGGCCGCCCTGCCGGAAGGTCCAGGCCCTGGCCCGATGGGCGGCCCGGAAGGCCACATGATGGGTGGCCCGGGTCACGGTGAACACGGCCCGCGTGGTAAAGGCGGCCCGTTCAGCCAACTGGATCTGAGCAAGGAACAACGCGAGCAGATCCGCAAGTTGATGGGTGACCAATGGCACGCTCGCAAAGACCTGACCCAGAAGTACCTGGACAAACTGCCAGCCGCTGACCAGAAAGCCATGCAGGACGAGATCGCCGCCGGCAAGCAGAAAACCCAGGCCGATATCCGCGCCATACTCAAGCCCGACCAGCAGAAGAAGTTCGACGAGATCGTCAAGCAACAAGAGCAGCGTCGCGCCGAATGGAAGGAATTCCAGGCCTGGAAAGCGCAACAGCCGCAAAAAGCGCAATAA
- a CDS encoding L-threonylcarbamoyladenylate synthase, protein MSQFFQIHPENPQARLIKQAVEIIRAGGVVIYPTDSSYAIGCQIGDKGAVERVRRLRELDKNHNFALICSDLSQLGLFAKVDTGTFRLLKAHTPGPYTFILNATREVPRLLLHPKKRTIGLRVPEHPIALALLAELGEPLMSVSLIMPGDTEPLEDPYEMRQLLEKQVDLIIDGGFGGGKASTVINLADGEPEVIRVGCGDPTPFMVEA, encoded by the coding sequence GTGAGTCAATTCTTCCAGATTCATCCGGAAAACCCCCAGGCGCGTCTGATCAAGCAGGCCGTCGAAATCATTCGCGCCGGCGGCGTGGTGATCTATCCAACTGATTCGTCCTACGCCATCGGTTGCCAGATCGGCGACAAGGGCGCGGTCGAGCGGGTCAGGCGCCTGCGTGAGCTGGACAAGAATCATAACTTTGCACTGATCTGCAGTGATTTGTCGCAGTTGGGGCTGTTCGCCAAGGTCGACACGGGCACCTTCCGCCTGCTCAAGGCGCACACCCCAGGGCCCTACACCTTCATTCTCAACGCCACCCGCGAAGTGCCGCGCCTGTTGCTGCACCCGAAGAAGCGCACCATCGGCCTGCGCGTGCCGGAACACCCCATCGCCCTGGCGCTGTTGGCCGAGTTGGGTGAGCCGCTGATGAGCGTGTCGTTGATCATGCCGGGCGATACCGAGCCGCTGGAGGACCCGTACGAAATGCGCCAGTTGCTGGAGAAACAGGTGGATCTGATCATCGACGGCGGCTTTGGCGGCGGTAAAGCGTCCACGGTGATCAACCTGGCCGACGGCGAACCCGAAGTGATCCGTGTGGGTTGCGGCGACCCGACGCCGTTCATGGTCGAGGCCTGA
- a CDS encoding YciI family protein codes for MLYAIIATDVANSLEKRLSVRPAHVERLKQLQAEGRVVLAGPHPAVDSNDPGDAGFTGSLIVAEFASLADAQAWAKADPYVAAGVYADVVIKPFKQVLP; via the coding sequence ATGCTCTACGCCATCATTGCCACCGATGTTGCCAATTCGCTGGAAAAACGCCTGAGCGTGCGCCCGGCCCATGTCGAGCGCCTCAAGCAGTTGCAAGCCGAAGGCCGCGTCGTACTGGCCGGCCCGCACCCGGCCGTCGACAGCAACGACCCGGGCGACGCGGGTTTCACCGGCAGCCTGATCGTTGCCGAGTTCGCGTCCCTGGCCGATGCCCAGGCGTGGGCCAAGGCTGATCCGTATGTGGCGGCGGGTGTCTACGCTGATGTGGTGATCAAGCCGTTCAAGCAAGTCCTGCCCTGA
- a CDS encoding translation initiation factor 2, with protein sequence MRLRQLCLLTVLMIGATAQAEELSNGGSSTPLSLSAGSQITELQQRLKESEGLREALSKQLQSAQSSQESAQLSRLRQENQRLAQQLKETQGGALTRWLTEQQQWFVIGAAVALIALLCGIFASGGHRRRRQWLN encoded by the coding sequence ATGCGCTTACGTCAGTTGTGTCTGTTGACAGTGTTAATGATCGGGGCGACGGCCCAGGCTGAAGAGCTCTCCAATGGTGGCAGCTCCACGCCGCTGTCCTTGAGTGCCGGTAGCCAGATCACCGAATTGCAGCAACGCTTGAAAGAAAGCGAGGGGCTGCGCGAAGCACTGAGCAAGCAACTGCAAAGCGCGCAATCGAGCCAGGAAAGCGCGCAACTGAGTCGCTTGCGCCAGGAGAACCAACGCCTGGCCCAGCAACTCAAAGAGACACAGGGCGGCGCCTTGACCCGATGGCTGACCGAGCAGCAGCAATGGTTTGTCATCGGCGCGGCCGTCGCACTGATCGCCCTGCTGTGCGGCATTTTTGCCAGCGGTGGGCACCGTCGTCGTCGACAATGGCTAAATTGA
- a CDS encoding PHP domain-containing protein, which yields MNVDLHCHSTASDGALAPAVLVARAFEKGVRVLSLTDHDTLEGLDEARTAAHALGMQLVNGVELSCTWGGATIHVLGYGFEQNAPALVAAIAQLHDGRWLRSEEISRKLSLKGMPGALDGARAIQQELGDSGNAPARPHFADWMVREGFVKDRAEAFRKWLGAGKLGDVKQHWPTLEDTVGTLRAAGAWVSLAHPWHYDFTRSKRRKLIGDYIGAGGHAIEVVNGHQPAEQVGSLAILAREFGLLVSAGSDFHGPGGWSEIGEYRQVPEDLPLLWGRFKHDPIIATV from the coding sequence GTGAATGTTGATTTGCACTGCCACAGCACGGCCTCCGACGGCGCCCTGGCGCCTGCGGTACTGGTTGCGCGTGCGTTTGAAAAAGGCGTGCGAGTCCTGTCGCTGACCGACCACGACACCCTCGAAGGCCTCGATGAGGCCCGCACGGCGGCCCATGCTTTGGGTATGCAACTGGTCAACGGCGTGGAATTGTCCTGCACCTGGGGCGGCGCCACCATTCATGTACTCGGCTACGGTTTCGAGCAGAACGCCCCCGCCCTGGTGGCCGCCATCGCCCAATTGCACGATGGCCGCTGGCTGCGGTCCGAGGAAATAAGCCGCAAGCTCAGCCTTAAAGGCATGCCCGGCGCCCTTGACGGCGCCCGCGCCATCCAGCAGGAACTGGGCGACAGCGGTAACGCACCGGCCCGTCCGCACTTTGCCGACTGGATGGTGCGTGAGGGGTTCGTCAAGGACCGCGCCGAAGCCTTCCGTAAATGGTTGGGCGCGGGCAAGCTGGGCGATGTGAAGCAACATTGGCCGACCCTGGAAGACACCGTCGGCACCCTGCGGGCCGCCGGGGCCTGGGTCAGTCTGGCGCATCCCTGGCATTACGACTTTACCCGCAGCAAGCGTCGCAAGCTGATCGGCGACTATATTGGAGCGGGTGGTCACGCGATCGAAGTGGTCAACGGGCATCAACCCGCCGAGCAGGTCGGCAGCCTGGCGATCCTGGCGCGCGAATTTGGTCTGCTGGTCAGTGCCGGCAGTGACTTTCATGGCCCGGGCGGCTGGTCCGAGATCGGCGAGTATCGCCAGGTTCCGGAAGACCTGCCGCTGTTATGGGGGCGATTCAAGCATGACCCCATTATTGCCACCGTCTGA
- the arcD gene encoding arginine-ornithine antiporter has translation MSQPAQKLRLSALIALVVGSMIGGGIFSLPQNMAARAGVGAVLIGWAITAVGMLTLAFVFQTLANRKPELDSGVYAYAKAGFGDYMGFSSAWGYWISAWMGNVGYFVLLFSTLGYFFPAFGQGNTPLAIGCASVLLWAVHFLVMRGIKEAAFINQITTVAKIVPLLMFIVIAAVAFKADIFSRDIWGLGNPQMGSVTDQVRHMMLVTVFVFIGIEGASVYSARAEKRADVGRATVIGFLGVLALLVLVNVLSLGIMSQPELAQLQNPSLAGVLEHIVGPWGAILISIGLAVSLLGALLSWALLCAEILYATAQDKTMPAFLKKENANQVPVNALWLTNVMIQAFLVITLFSASTYTTLIYLASSMILVPYLWSAAYAVLLSGRGETYEGAQRRRMKDLLVGLIALAYAVWLLYAGGLKYLLLSALLYAPGVILFAQAKREQGQVLFTPVEKGIFGCVVAGAGVAAYGLYSGVLSL, from the coding sequence ATGTCCCAGCCCGCACAGAAACTTCGACTCAGTGCCCTGATCGCCCTGGTGGTGGGTTCGATGATCGGCGGTGGGATCTTTTCCCTGCCGCAGAACATGGCCGCACGGGCTGGCGTGGGCGCCGTGCTGATCGGCTGGGCCATCACGGCGGTCGGCATGCTGACCCTGGCCTTTGTGTTCCAGACCCTGGCCAACCGCAAGCCCGAGCTGGATTCCGGGGTGTATGCCTACGCCAAGGCCGGATTTGGCGACTACATGGGCTTCTCGTCCGCCTGGGGTTACTGGATCAGCGCGTGGATGGGCAATGTCGGGTACTTCGTCTTGCTGTTCAGCACCCTCGGCTACTTCTTTCCGGCGTTCGGCCAGGGCAATACGCCGTTGGCCATCGGCTGTGCGTCGGTATTGCTGTGGGCCGTACATTTTCTGGTGATGCGCGGGATCAAGGAGGCGGCGTTCATCAACCAGATCACTACGGTAGCGAAGATTGTGCCGCTGCTGATGTTTATCGTGATTGCGGCGGTGGCGTTCAAGGCGGATATCTTCAGCCGCGATATCTGGGGCCTGGGCAACCCGCAAATGGGCAGTGTGACGGACCAGGTGCGCCACATGATGCTGGTCACGGTGTTTGTGTTCATCGGCATTGAAGGCGCCAGCGTCTACTCGGCGCGGGCCGAGAAACGCGCGGACGTGGGCCGGGCCACCGTGATCGGGTTTCTCGGCGTGCTGGCGCTGCTGGTGCTGGTGAATGTGCTGTCCCTGGGGATCATGAGCCAGCCGGAACTGGCACAGTTGCAAAACCCTTCCCTGGCCGGGGTGCTTGAACATATCGTCGGGCCCTGGGGAGCGATATTGATCAGCATTGGCCTGGCGGTTTCGCTGCTGGGGGCGCTGCTGTCATGGGCGTTGCTGTGTGCCGAAATCCTCTACGCCACCGCCCAGGACAAGACCATGCCGGCGTTCCTGAAGAAGGAAAATGCCAACCAGGTGCCCGTCAACGCGCTGTGGCTGACCAACGTGATGATCCAGGCGTTCCTGGTGATCACGCTGTTTTCAGCCAGTACCTACACCACCCTGATTTACCTGGCATCGTCGATGATTCTGGTGCCTTACCTGTGGTCGGCGGCCTATGCGGTGCTGTTGAGCGGGCGTGGGGAAACCTACGAAGGCGCCCAGCGTCGGCGCATGAAGGACTTGCTGGTGGGCCTGATTGCCCTGGCTTACGCGGTGTGGCTGTTGTATGCGGGCGGCCTGAAATACCTGCTGCTGTCGGCGCTGCTTTACGCGCCCGGGGTGATCCTGTTCGCCCAGGCCAAGCGCGAGCAGGGTCAGGTCTTGTTTACCCCGGTGGAAAAAGGCATTTTCGGCTGCGTGGTTGCAGGTGCCGGGGTGGCGGCCTATGGGCTGTACAGTGGGGTGTTGTCGTTGTGA
- a CDS encoding sensor histidine kinase, protein MRSLFWRILASFWLAIALVAGLSILLGHMLNQDAWILSRHPGLNNLAQEWTQLYEAQGEEAAQDLLQQRKRQYHIDVQVLNEGGEPVVRGTFPRRAAAFEARQNDSQDGHLPWRRLTAEYTSEKTGDTYLLIYRIPHPELDAWHRSSLLWPFSALAIALVVLTLFSLLVTLSITRPLSRLRGAVHDLGQATYQQNSLAQLANRRDEFGVLATDFNRMGARLQSLIGSQRQLLRDVSHELRSPLARLRIALALAERASSEEREKLWPRLTRECDRLEALISEILVLARVDADNASAEEFDLNPLLNTLQKDAQLSAPEQEVQLTAEPDLRLKGWPTMIERAVDNLLRNAQRFNPAGQPIELHAQRHGERILISVRDHGPGVEAEHLSQLGEPFYRAPGQTAQGHGLGLAIARRAAERHGGQLILANHPGGGFVASVELPLVPGVATSAG, encoded by the coding sequence GTGCGGTCATTGTTCTGGCGCATCCTGGCGAGTTTCTGGTTGGCCATCGCCCTGGTTGCCGGGTTGTCGATCCTGCTGGGGCATATGCTGAACCAGGACGCCTGGATTCTCAGCCGCCATCCGGGCCTCAACAACCTGGCGCAGGAGTGGACGCAACTCTACGAAGCCCAAGGCGAAGAGGCAGCCCAGGACTTGCTGCAGCAACGCAAGCGCCAGTACCACATTGACGTGCAAGTGCTCAACGAAGGCGGCGAGCCGGTGGTACGCGGCACCTTCCCGCGTCGCGCCGCCGCCTTCGAAGCCCGGCAGAATGACAGCCAGGACGGCCATCTGCCCTGGCGGCGCCTGACCGCCGAATACACCAGCGAAAAAACCGGGGACACCTACCTGCTGATCTATCGCATTCCTCATCCGGAGCTGGACGCCTGGCACCGCAGCAGCCTGTTGTGGCCGTTCAGCGCCCTGGCCATTGCCTTGGTCGTACTGACACTGTTCAGCCTGTTGGTGACCCTGTCCATCACCCGACCCTTAAGCCGACTGCGCGGTGCGGTGCATGACCTGGGCCAAGCCACGTACCAGCAGAACAGCCTGGCGCAACTGGCCAACCGCCGTGATGAATTCGGCGTGCTGGCCACCGACTTCAACCGCATGGGCGCCCGCCTGCAAAGCCTGATCGGCAGCCAGCGCCAACTGTTGCGCGACGTTTCCCACGAGCTGCGCTCGCCCCTGGCCCGCCTGCGTATCGCCCTGGCCCTGGCCGAGCGTGCCAGCTCCGAAGAACGGGAAAAACTCTGGCCGCGCCTGACCCGCGAATGCGACCGCCTGGAAGCCCTGATCAGTGAAATTCTGGTGCTGGCCCGGGTGGACGCAGACAATGCCAGCGCCGAAGAGTTCGACCTCAACCCGCTGCTCAACACGCTGCAAAAGGACGCCCAGCTCAGCGCGCCGGAGCAAGAGGTGCAACTGACGGCTGAACCCGACCTGCGCCTCAAGGGTTGGCCGACCATGATCGAGCGCGCCGTGGATAACCTGCTGCGCAATGCCCAGCGCTTCAACCCGGCCGGCCAACCCATCGAGTTGCATGCGCAGCGGCACGGCGAACGGATCCTGATCAGCGTGCGCGATCACGGCCCCGGCGTTGAAGCCGAGCACCTGAGCCAACTGGGCGAGCCGTTCTACCGTGCACCCGGCCAGACAGCCCAAGGTCACGGCCTGGGCCTGGCGATTGCCCGTCGCGCCGCCGAACGTCACGGCGGCCAACTGATCCTGGCCAATCATCCGGGCGGCGGCTTTGTAGCCAGTGTCGAACTGCCGTTGGTGCCCGGGGTTGCCACATCGGCCGGATGA
- a CDS encoding CoA transferase produces the protein MTDLLTPIQAALDLPHTPLTLNEPGALPSAFAVTDLAAASIGGAGQAVAELIQQLSGRLPGVSVDRRLASFWFSSSIRPLGWQVPPLWDPIAGDYVSADGWIRLHTNAPHHRAAAERVLGKVTERTQMARNVAQWNAAELEQAVVDEGGCAAQMRTWQAWQSHPQGLAVNAEPLIQRQAFDTTGDNPWPGTAARPLAGLKVLDLTRVLAGPVASRFLAGLGANVLRIDSPTWDEPGVVPEMTLGKRCARLDLKSAEGRQVFETLLAEADILFHGYRADALEQLGYAGDALQRIAPGLIDVSLNAYGWSGPWRNRRGFDSLVQMSSGIAEAGMVWKRADRPSPLPVQALDHATGYLMAASAIRALSERLKSGRGGSARLSLARTAKLLVDAGQVPEQPALRAEEAGDQGLLVEQTAWGQAHRLLAPLTISGTPLQWDLPAGELGSHRPQW, from the coding sequence ATGACTGACCTGCTGACACCCATCCAAGCCGCACTCGATCTACCGCACACTCCGCTGACCCTGAACGAGCCCGGCGCCCTGCCCTCGGCCTTCGCCGTGACTGACCTGGCCGCCGCCAGCATTGGCGGCGCCGGCCAGGCCGTTGCCGAGTTGATCCAACAGTTGAGTGGGCGCTTGCCCGGCGTCAGCGTAGACCGTCGCCTCGCCTCGTTCTGGTTCTCCTCATCGATTCGCCCGCTGGGCTGGCAGGTGCCGCCGCTGTGGGACCCGATAGCCGGTGACTACGTCAGCGCCGACGGCTGGATTCGCCTGCACACCAATGCGCCCCATCACCGCGCCGCTGCTGAACGGGTGCTGGGCAAGGTGACTGAACGCACACAAATGGCGCGTAACGTCGCCCAATGGAACGCCGCCGAACTGGAACAGGCGGTGGTCGACGAGGGTGGGTGTGCGGCGCAAATGCGCACCTGGCAAGCCTGGCAAAGTCACCCGCAAGGCCTGGCGGTAAACGCCGAGCCACTGATACAGCGGCAGGCCTTCGACACCACCGGCGACAACCCCTGGCCAGGCACTGCGGCCCGCCCGCTGGCAGGTCTCAAGGTGCTGGATTTGACCCGCGTCCTGGCCGGCCCCGTCGCCAGTCGTTTCCTCGCGGGCCTGGGCGCGAACGTATTGCGCATCGACTCGCCCACCTGGGACGAGCCCGGCGTGGTGCCGGAAATGACTCTGGGCAAGCGCTGCGCGCGTCTTGACCTGAAAAGCGCTGAAGGCCGGCAGGTCTTCGAAACGTTGCTCGCAGAGGCCGACATTCTGTTCCATGGTTACCGTGCCGATGCGTTGGAACAATTGGGCTATGCGGGCGACGCACTGCAACGCATCGCGCCGGGCCTGATCGACGTCAGCCTCAATGCCTACGGCTGGAGCGGCCCGTGGCGCAACCGACGCGGCTTTGACAGCCTGGTGCAGATGAGCAGCGGGATTGCCGAGGCCGGGATGGTCTGGAAGCGGGCGGACAGGCCATCGCCCCTGCCGGTGCAGGCGCTGGACCACGCGACCGGGTATTTGATGGCGGCGAGCGCGATCCGGGCGCTGAGCGAACGCTTGAAGTCCGGGCGTGGTGGTTCGGCGCGGTTGTCGCTGGCACGTACCGCGAAGTTACTGGTGGATGCGGGGCAAGTGCCGGAGCAGCCGGCGTTGCGGGCCGAAGAAGCGGGTGATCAAGGCCTGCTGGTGGAGCAGACCGCCTGGGGCCAGGCGCATCGGCTGCTGGCGCCCCTGACCATCAGCGGCACGCCGTTGCAATGGGATTTGCCGGCTGGGGAATTGGGTTCACACCGGCCTCAGTGGTGA
- a CDS encoding septation protein A, whose protein sequence is MKQFIDFIPLLLFFIVTKLDPRVIDIAGHELSFGGIYSATAVLIISSIVVYGAIFISQRKLEKSQWLTLVACLVFGGLTLAFHSETFLKWKAPVVNWLFALVFIGSHFIGDRLLIKRIMGHALTLPEPIWVRLNVAWIVFFIFCGAANLFVAFTFQDYWVDFKVFGSLAMTLLFLVGQGIYLSRHLHDTAATTPKTED, encoded by the coding sequence GTGAAACAATTCATCGACTTCATCCCGTTGTTGCTGTTTTTCATCGTCACCAAGCTCGACCCCAGGGTCATCGATATCGCCGGTCACGAACTGTCGTTCGGCGGCATCTACAGCGCCACCGCCGTGCTGATCATCAGCTCCATCGTGGTGTACGGCGCCATCTTCATCTCCCAGCGCAAGCTGGAAAAAAGCCAGTGGCTGACCCTCGTCGCCTGCCTGGTGTTCGGCGGCCTGACCCTGGCCTTCCACAGCGAAACCTTCCTCAAATGGAAAGCTCCGGTGGTCAACTGGCTGTTTGCCCTGGTCTTCATCGGTAGCCACTTCATTGGCGACCGCCTGCTGATCAAGCGGATCATGGGCCACGCGCTGACCTTGCCGGAGCCGATCTGGGTACGCTTGAACGTGGCCTGGATCGTGTTCTTCATTTTCTGCGGTGCCGCCAATCTGTTCGTGGCCTTTACCTTTCAAGACTACTGGGTGGACTTCAAGGTGTTCGGCAGCCTGGCCATGACCCTGCTGTTCCTGGTCGGCCAGGGTATCTACCTGTCGCGCCACCTGCATGACACTGCCGCCACCACGCCGAAAACCGAGGACTGA